One segment of Gadus chalcogrammus isolate NIFS_2021 chromosome 8, NIFS_Gcha_1.0, whole genome shotgun sequence DNA contains the following:
- the LOC130387109 gene encoding uncharacterized protein LOC130387109 isoform X2, translating into MKLLLNTTSQFKVSPVVLNVSSVSPSPESCNVTVTCSTQSSSLNSTFTCTNQTCSEDGGDPAEVVTSDARLNLYLSNGSIAICNHSNKVSWSKATMEIKPLCSVMNATSSPRVQLIIISSCLVGFIMAMCILGICYYKWRKNNHPTDNRETHSPGSDDQSPNCDQSTTVYSFLEPPSFPLEPIPCQTASPEGIYAQIENHGSV; encoded by the exons ATGAAGTTATTGCTGAATACCACGTCACAGTTCAAG GTATCACCAGTGGTCCTGAATGTGTCGTCTGTGTCTCCCAGTCCTGAATCCTGTAATGTGACCGTGACCTGTAGCACTCAGAGCTCCTCCTTAAACTCCACCTTCACGTGCACCAATCAAACCTGCTCTGAGGATGGAGGAGACCCAGCAGAGGTCGTGACCTCCGATGCCCGGCTCAACCTATACCTGTCAAATGGTTCGATCGCCATCTGTAACCATAGCAACAAAGTGAGCTGGTCAAAGGCCACGATGGAGATTAAACCTCTGTGTTCTG TTATGAATGCCACCAGCAGCCCAAGAGTTCAATTAATTATCATTTCAAGCTGTCTAGTGGGCTTCATCATGGCAATGTGCATTCTGGGAATTTGTTATTACAAATGGAGGAAAAATA ACCACCCTACCGATAACCGGGAAACCCATTCTCCTGGTAGCGATGACCAG AGTCCAAACTGTGACCAGTCTACCACCGTCTACAGTTTTTTAGAACCCCCTTCTTTCCCTTTAGAACCAATTCCCTGTCAAACAGCCTCACCCGAGGGTATTTATGCCCAAATTGAAAATCACGGAAGTGTttag
- the LOC130387109 gene encoding uncharacterized protein LOC130387109 isoform X1: protein MHLCSIFLHALYFLNYWFVALQGSELNLSTVFLLKGNDLFMELQKQKPAGQLIWQLKKIRIIRHNPKGDTENFYGTKAEFSKNNYSLQIKNVGLNDSGLYEALDNSGRKDEVIAEYHVTVQEQVSPVVLNVSSVSPSPESCNVTVTCSTQSSSLNSTFTCTNQTCSEDGGDPAEVVTSDARLNLYLSNGSIAICNHSNKVSWSKATMEIKPLCSVMNATSSPRVQLIIISSCLVGFIMAMCILGICYYKWRKNNHPTDNRETHSPGSDDQSPNCDQSTTVYSFLEPPSFPLEPIPCQTASPEGIYAQIENHGSV, encoded by the exons ATGCATCTCTGCTCTATATTTCTTCATGCTctgtattttcttaattattgGTTCGTAGCCCTACAAG GGTCAGAACTTAATTTGTCTACTGTTTTTTTGCTCAAGGGAAATGATTTATTCATGGAACTACAAAAGCAGAAACCCGCCGGTCAGTTAATatggcaattaaaaaaaataagaataataagacaTAATCCCAAAGGGGATACAGAAAACTTCTATGGCACAAAGGCAGAGTTTTCCAAAAATAATTATTCattgcaaataaaaaatgtaggatTGAATGACAGTGGACTTTACGAAGCATTAGATAATAGTGGTCGCAAAGATGAAGTTATTGCTGAATACCACGTCACAGTTCAAG AGCAGGTATCACCAGTGGTCCTGAATGTGTCGTCTGTGTCTCCCAGTCCTGAATCCTGTAATGTGACCGTGACCTGTAGCACTCAGAGCTCCTCCTTAAACTCCACCTTCACGTGCACCAATCAAACCTGCTCTGAGGATGGAGGAGACCCAGCAGAGGTCGTGACCTCCGATGCCCGGCTCAACCTATACCTGTCAAATGGTTCGATCGCCATCTGTAACCATAGCAACAAAGTGAGCTGGTCAAAGGCCACGATGGAGATTAAACCTCTGTGTTCTG TTATGAATGCCACCAGCAGCCCAAGAGTTCAATTAATTATCATTTCAAGCTGTCTAGTGGGCTTCATCATGGCAATGTGCATTCTGGGAATTTGTTATTACAAATGGAGGAAAAATA ACCACCCTACCGATAACCGGGAAACCCATTCTCCTGGTAGCGATGACCAG AGTCCAAACTGTGACCAGTCTACCACCGTCTACAGTTTTTTAGAACCCCCTTCTTTCCCTTTAGAACCAATTCCCTGTCAAACAGCCTCACCCGAGGGTATTTATGCCCAAATTGAAAATCACGGAAGTGTttag